In Bacteroides cellulosilyticus, the genomic stretch GAATAAGGAATATGCACCTTTTTAATTTGAAGAAAAGTCTCGTCTTTTTATATATCTGTCTGGTGGCTTTGCTCGCTATGGTGACCTTTGTGGAGCATGTACACGGAACAGAGTTTGTAGAAAAGTATGTTTATCATACAGTTTGGTTTTGTTGTTTGTGGGGAGTACTTGCCGCATTGGCAGTTGCCGTGTTGGTTAAGCGGCAGTTGTGGCGGCATCTCCCGACATTGTTGTTGCATGGCTCCTTCCTCGTTATCTTGGTGGGAGCCATGATTACATTTTCATGCAGCAAAAAAGGATATATGCATCTCACTGTAGGCACTGAGGTGGGAACTTTCATAGACCAAGACAGTAAGCGGGTAATCGAATTACCATTCACATTGTGTCTGGACAGTTTCCGGGTGGAGTATTATCCGGGGACGGAAGCTCCGGCAGATTATGTCAGCTATATCCGTGGTGCGGAACCTGTTTCCATGAATCGTATCCTCTCTCGTCAGGGATATCGCTTTTACCAGTCTTCTTTTGATGGTGATAAGGAGGGGAGCTGGTTGTCGGTGAATTATGACCCGTGGGGAATAGGAATTACGTATGCAGGATATATTTTGTTGGGTATTTCCATGTCGTGGATGCTTGTCAGTTATAGTGGGGAATTCCGTAGATTGCTCAGGCATCCGTTGCTTCGAAAAGGGGGAATGTTTGTGTGGTTGCTCATGGCTACGGGAATGGTGGTGCAAGCAGAAAACAGAAGCCTTCCGGCACTTGCACTCAGACAGGCGGATAGTCTGGCATCCAAACAAGTGATTTATCATGATCGCATAGTACCTTTTAATACACTTGCACGAGACTTTGTATTGAAACTGACTGGGAAATCTTCTTATGGTGGCATGACACCCGAACAGGTTGTCGGAGGTTGGTTACTCCGTCCGGAGGTTTGGCAGAATGAACCGATGATTTATATCAAGAGTGCGGAACTTCGTCATTTACTTCGATTACCTTCTTCCTATGCCCGTCTTACTGATTTGTTTGATGGGCAAAACTATCGCTTGCAGGAGTTTTGGAAGGTCGGACAAAAGCCGCATATGAAAATGACTTCGTTGGAAAAGGCTATTATGGAAACGGATGAAAAGGTAGGATTGATACTGATGCTACGGAGTGGAACGCTTATCCGTCCTTTACCGGAAGATGGGAGTATAAAACCACTGTCTGACGTAAAGGTGCGGGCTGAAATACTGTACAATCGCATTCCATTCAGCAAACTGTTGTTTATGTTCAATCTGACTGTAGGGATGCTGGCATTTTTCTATTTACTTTATTGCAGCATGCATTGTTCGGCAGGTAAGGCATGGAGCGTTTTTACAGTTGCACTTTATGTGGCATTTCTTTTTCAACTCTTTGGCTACTGTTTGCGGTGGTATATTGGTGGGCGTATTCCGCTGAGCAATGGATATGAAACCATGCAGTTTATGGCACTGTGTACACTTCTGCTTGCGTGCATATTCCGGCATCGCTTCTCTTTTACTTTACCTTTTGGGTTGATTATTTCGGGTTTTGCCTTATTAGTAGCTTATCTTGGGCAGAACAATCCTCAGATCACTCCTCTGATGCCTGTGTTGCTGTCTCCTTGGTTAAGTATCCATGTTTCTCTGATTATGGTATCTTATGCATTGTTTGCCTTTATGATGCTAAATGGATTACTGGCATTCTGCATAGGAGGCTGGCGAAAAAAGGTAATCGATTCGGAGATTCAGGAACAGCGTAAGGTCCGTGTGGAGCAATTGATGCTTTTTAGTCGGTTGATGCTCTATCCGGCAGTATTTTGTCTGGGGGCGGGGATTTTTATTGGTGCTGTGTGGGCGAATGTTTCATGGGGGCGCTATTGGGCCTGGGACCCGAAAGAAGTCTGGGCTTTGATCACCTTTTTAATCTATGGTGCGGCATTTCACGGACAATCGCTTGCTGTCTTTCGGCAACCCCGATTCTTCCATGCCTATATGGTGTTGGCTTTCCTTACGGTGCTGATGACTTACTTCGGAGTAAATTATCTGCTGGGTGGTATGCATAGCTATGCCTGACGCTTATTTCCGGATAATATAATAAAAAAGCCTGCGGAATCCGCAGGCTTTTTCTACAAAAACAACTAACTAAACACATGCAAAGTTAATCAAGCGCACCGGACTTTTCTTTCACAGTACTGTTCGCATTGCGCACATATATCATAACCTAACATTGCCCCGAGTATAAAATCTTCTCTTTCAATTCTACCGGATTAATGTCAGATATTGTCATAAGCTATGGAATAAGAGAAAATTATGCCAAGTGATTTTTTATGTCGTTCACCCAAGCGTCGATACGTTCTTCCGTCTTATCACTTTCGTTGATGTCATCAAGAGCGAGTCCGACAAACATACCGTCGATAACGGCAATAGAGGAGGAGAAAGAATAATCTTTTGCAGACACCTTACCAACGATGGTGCAACCGGAATCCTTGATATCTTCGTATATGATACCCATACCATCGCAGAATGTATCGCAATAAGATTCGGAATCACCACAACCGAACAGAGCAATTGTTTTTTCTTTCAAGTCTGATTCCTTCAACACTTTAACGCCATCATACCAGTCATCCTGCAGTTCACCGTCACCCCAGGTAGAAGTTCCTAAGAGAAGAGCTTCATATTCCTTTACCATGTCGGCATTCATTTTGCTGACATCGATTACATCGGATGCGGGGACACCAAGTTTAGAAGCAATTGTTTCGGCAATGCCTTGTGTTGTTCCGGTTGAGGAGCCATAAAAAATTCCTATTTTCTTCATACTATAAAATGGTTTAATTTGTACGGTTGCAAAGTAACGGCATCAGAGGGGTTTATGAAATACCCACAAATAATGAAATGTTTCTTTGTACCTAACCACTTATAGGTATGTCTGAAAACAAATGATAATCCATTCTGAAATATAGAAGTTTTATTTATCTTTGCTGACGGATACTAAAATAAATCGATTATGAACACTTTAGAATTGGAAGCTTATAAAGCGGAATTGGCC encodes the following:
- the fldA gene encoding flavodoxin FldA; protein product: MKKIGIFYGSSTGTTQGIAETIASKLGVPASDVIDVSKMNADMVKEYEALLLGTSTWGDGELQDDWYDGVKVLKESDLKEKTIALFGCGDSESYCDTFCDGMGIIYEDIKDSGCTIVGKVSAKDYSFSSSIAVIDGMFVGLALDDINESDKTEERIDAWVNDIKNHLA
- the ccsA gene encoding cytochrome c biogenesis protein CcsA: MHLFNLKKSLVFLYICLVALLAMVTFVEHVHGTEFVEKYVYHTVWFCCLWGVLAALAVAVLVKRQLWRHLPTLLLHGSFLVILVGAMITFSCSKKGYMHLTVGTEVGTFIDQDSKRVIELPFTLCLDSFRVEYYPGTEAPADYVSYIRGAEPVSMNRILSRQGYRFYQSSFDGDKEGSWLSVNYDPWGIGITYAGYILLGISMSWMLVSYSGEFRRLLRHPLLRKGGMFVWLLMATGMVVQAENRSLPALALRQADSLASKQVIYHDRIVPFNTLARDFVLKLTGKSSYGGMTPEQVVGGWLLRPEVWQNEPMIYIKSAELRHLLRLPSSYARLTDLFDGQNYRLQEFWKVGQKPHMKMTSLEKAIMETDEKVGLILMLRSGTLIRPLPEDGSIKPLSDVKVRAEILYNRIPFSKLLFMFNLTVGMLAFFYLLYCSMHCSAGKAWSVFTVALYVAFLFQLFGYCLRWYIGGRIPLSNGYETMQFMALCTLLLACIFRHRFSFTLPFGLIISGFALLVAYLGQNNPQITPLMPVLLSPWLSIHVSLIMVSYALFAFMMLNGLLAFCIGGWRKKVIDSEIQEQRKVRVEQLMLFSRLMLYPAVFCLGAGIFIGAVWANVSWGRYWAWDPKEVWALITFLIYGAAFHGQSLAVFRQPRFFHAYMVLAFLTVLMTYFGVNYLLGGMHSYA